One segment of Meriones unguiculatus strain TT.TT164.6M chromosome X, Bangor_MerUng_6.1, whole genome shotgun sequence DNA contains the following:
- the LOC132650048 gene encoding host cell factor 1-like isoform X6, whose amino-acid sequence MVEYGKYSNDLYELQASRWEWKRLKAKTPKNGPPPCPRLGHSFSLVGNKCYLFGGLANDSEDPKNNIPRYLNDLYILELRPGSGVVAWDIPITYGVLPPPRESHTAVVYTEKENKKSKLVIYGGMSGCRLGDLWTLDIETLTWNKPSLSGVAPLPRSLHSATTIGNKMYVFGGWVPLVMDDVKVATHEKEWKCTNTLACLNLDTMAWETILMDTLEDNIPRARAGHCAVAINTRLYIWSGRDGYRKAWNNQVCCKDLWYLETEKPPPPARVQLVRANTNSLEVSWGPVATADSYLLQLQKYDIPATAATASSPTPNPVPSVPANPPKSPAPAAAAPAVQPLTQVGITLVPQAATAPPSTTTIQVLPTVPGSSISVPTAARTQGVPAVLKVTGPQATTGTPLVTMRPASQAGKAPVTVTSLPASVRMVVPTQSAQGTVIGSNPQMSGMAALAAAAAATQKIPPSSAPTVLSVPAGTTIVKTVAVTPGTTTLPATVKVASSPVMVSNPATRMLKTAAAQVGTSVSSAANTSARPIITVHKSGTVTVAQQAQVVTTVVGGVTKTITLVKSPISVPGGSALISNLGKVMSVVQTKPVQTSAVTGQASTGPVTQIIQTKGPLPAGTILKLVTSADGKPTTIITTTQASGAGTKPTILGISSVSPSTTKPGTTTIIKTIPMSAIITQAGATGVSSSPGIKSPITIITTKVMTSGTGAPAKIITAVPKIATGHGQQGVTQVVLKGAPGQPGTILRTVPMSGVRLVTPVTVSAVKPAVTTLVVKGTTGVTTLGTVTGTVSTSLAGAGAHSTSASLATPITTLGTIATLSSQVINPTAITVSAAQTTLTAAGGLTTPTITMQPVSQPTQVTLITAPSGVEAQPVHDLPVSILASPTTEQPTATVTIADSGQSDVQPGTVTLVCSNPPCETHETGTTNTATTTVVANLGGHPQPTQVQFVCDRQEAAASLVTSAVGQQNGNVVRVCSNPPCETHETGTTNTATTTTSNMAEQHGCSNPPCETHETGTVSTATTAMSSMGTGQQRDTRRASNTPTVVRITVAPGPLERAQGTVKPQCQTQQTSMTSTTMTVQATGAPCSAGPLLRPSVALEAGSHSPAFVQLSIPSVRVGLSGPSSKDMPTGRQPETYHTYTTSTPTTARFIMGAGELGAARVVPTSTYESLQASSPNSTVTVTALEALLCPSAPETQVCTNPPCETHDTGTTNTATTSNAGSAQRVCSNPPCETHETGTTHTATTATSNGGAGQPEGGQQPSGGRLCETHQTTSTGTTMSVSVGALLPDASTSHGTLESGLEVVAVPTVTSQAGTTILASFPTQRVCSNPPCETHETGTTHTATTVTSNMSSNQDPPPAASDQGEAVSTQGDSANISSAITTTVSSTLPRAVTTVTQSTPVPGPSVPNISSLTETTPGALTSKVPIPATITVTIANTETSDMPFSADDILQPPEELQVSPGPRQQLPPRQLLQSASAPLLGESAEVRSASQTPELQAAMDLSSTGDPTSGQEPASSAVVATVVVQPPPPTQSEVDQLSLPQELMVEAQAGTTTLMVTGLTPEELAVTAAAEAAAQAAATEEAQALAIQAVLQAAQQAVMAGTGEPMDTSEAAAAVTQAELGHFSAEGQEGQATTIPIVLTQQELAALVQQQQQQLQEAQVQAQQQHHLPTEALAPADSLNDPSIESSCLNELASAVPSTVALLPSTATESLAPSNTFVTPQPVVVASPAKIQAAATLTEVANGIESLGVKPDLPPPPSKAPVKKENQWFDVGVIKGTNVMVTHYFLPPDDAVQSDDDSGTIPDYNQLKKQELQPGTAYKFRVAGINACGRGPFSEISAFKTCLPGFPGAPCAIKISKSPDGAHLTWEPPSVTSGKIIQYSVFLAIQRSQASGEAKSSTPAQLAFMRVYCGPSPSCLVQSSSLSNAHIDYTTKPAIIFRIAARNEKGYGPATQVRWLQETSKDGSGTKPASKRPMSSPEMKSAPKKSKADGQ is encoded by the exons ATGGTGGAGTATGGAAAATACAGCAACGACCTCTATGAACTCCAG GCAAGTCGCTGGGAATGGAAGAGATTGAAAGCAAAGACGCCCAAAAATGGGCCACCTCCGTGTCCTCGACTTGGACACAGCTTCTCCCTCGTGGGCAATAAATGTTACCTATTTGGGGGTCTGGCCAATGATAGTGAAGACCCCAAGAACAACATTCCAAG GTACCTGAATGACTTATATATTCTTGAACTACGGCCTGGCTCTGGAGTGGTTGCCTGGGACATCCCCATCACTTACGGGGTCCTGCCTCCACCACGGGAGTCACATACTGCTGTGGTCTACACtgaaaaagagaacaagaaatcCAAGCTGGTGATCTATGGAGGAATGAGTGGCTGCAGGCTAGGGGACCTTTGGACCCTGGACATTG AGACACTGACATGGAATAAGCCCAGCCTTAGTGGGGTGGCCCCTCTTCCTCGGAGCCTCCACTCTGCAACCACCATAGGAAACAA AATGTATGTGTTTGGTGGCTGGGTGCCTCTTGTCATGGACGATGTCAAAGTGGCCACACACGAGAAGGAGTGGAAGTGTACCAACACACTGGCTTGTCTCAACTTGG ATACCATGGCCTGGGAAACCATCCTGATGGATACACTGGAGGACAACATTCCTCGAGCTCGAGCTGGCCACTGTGCTGTTGCCATCAATACTCGCCTGTACATCTGGAGTGGCCGTGATGGCTACCGTAAGGCCTGGAACAACCAGGTGTGCTGCAAGGACCTATGGTATCTGGAAACAG AAAAGCCACCACCCCCGGCTCGAGTACAACTAGTCCGAGCCAATACCAACTCGCTGGAGGTTAGCTGGGGCCCAGTGGCAACAGCCGACAGTTACCTTCTGCAACTCCAGAAATATGACATTCCTGCCACGGCTGCTACGGCCAGCTCCCCCACTCCCAATCCAGTTCCATCTGTGCCTGCCAACCCTCCCAAGAGCCCTGCGCCAGCAGCAGCTGCACCTGCCGTACAGCCACTGACCCAAGTAGGCATCACACTTGTGCCCCAGGCTGCCACTGCACCTCCAAGCACGACCACCATCCAGGTCTTGCCAACAGTGCCAGGCAGCTCCATTTCTGTGCCCACTGCAGCCAGGACTCAAG GTGTCCCTGCTGTTCTCAAAGTGACTGGTCCTCAGGCTACAACAGGAACACCACTGGTCACGATGAGACCTGCCAGCCAGGCTGGAAAAGCCCCTGTCACTGTGACCTCCTTGCCTGCCAGTGTGCGAATGGTTGTGCCCACACAGAGTGCCCAGGGAACG GTGATTGGCAGTAATCCACAGATGAGTGGGATGGCTGcattggctgctgctgctgctgccacacagaaaatccctccTTCCTCAGCACCCACAGTGCTGAGTGTCCCAGCAGGCACCACCATTGTTAAGACAGTGGCTGTGACACCTGGCACAACCACTCTTCCAGCCACTGTGAAGGTGGCCTCCTCCCCTGTAATG GTGAGCAACCCAGCCACTCGCATGCTAAAGACTGCAGCTGCCCAAGTGGGGACATCTGTGTCCTCTGCTGCCAACACATCTGCTCGCCCTATCATCACGGTACACAAATCCGGGACTGTGACAGTGGCCCAGCAAGCCCAGGTGGTGACTACAGTGGTAGGCGGAGTCACCAAGACCATCACCTTAGTGAAGAGCCCCATCTCTGTCCCAGGAGGCAGTGCTCTG ATTTCCAATCTGGGAAAAGTGATGTCAGTGGTCCAGACCAAACCAGTTCAGACTTCAGCAGTCACAGGCCAAGCGTCTACAGGTCCTGTGACTCAGATCATCCag ACCAAAGGGCCCCTTCCAGCGGGGACTATCCTAAAGCTGGTGACATCAGCGGATGGCAAGCCCACAACCATCATCACCACTACACAGGCTAGTGGGGCAGGAACCAAGCCTACCATCCTGGGCATTAGTAGTGTCTCCCCCAGCACCACCAAACCTGGCACAACTACCATCATTAAGACAATTCCCATGTCCGCCATTATCACCCAGGCGGGTGCCACAG GTGTTTCCAGCAGTCCTGGCATTAAGTCCCCCATCACAATTATCACCACTAAGGTGATGACTTCGGGAACAGGTGCACCTGCCAAAATCATCACTGCTGTCCCCAAGATTGCTACTGGCCATGGGCAGCAAGGAGTGACCCAG GTGGTGCTAAAGGGGGCCCCTGGACAGCCAGGCACCATCCTCCGCACTGTGCCCATGAGTGGTGTTCGCCTGGTTACCCCTGTCACCGTCTCTGCTGTCAAGCCAGCCGTCACCACATTGGTTGTGAAGGGCACCACAG GTGTCACAACTCTAGGCACAGTGACAGGTACTGTCTCTACCAGCCTTGCAGGAGCTGGGGCCCATAGCACCAGTGCTTCCCTGGCCACACCTATCACCACCTTGGGCACCATTGCCACTCTCTCAAGCCAGGTGATAAACCCTACTGCCATCACCGTGTCAGCCGCACAGACGACACTAACAGCTGCTGGTGGGCTCACCACACCTACAATCACGATGCAG CCTGTCTCCCAGCCTACCCAGGTGACTCTGATCACAGCACCCAGCGGGGTTGAGGCCCAGCCTGTCCATGACCTTCCTGTGTCCATTTTGGCCTCACCTACTACAGAGCAGCCCACGGCAACAGTCACCATTGCAGACTCAGGCCAGAGCGATGTACAGCCTGGTACTGTGACACTGGTGTGCTCCAACCCACCCTGTGAAACCCACGAAACAGGCACCACCAACACAGCCACCACCACTGTCGTGGCTAACCTTGGGGGACATCCTCAGCCTACCCAAGTACAGTTTGTTTGTGACAGACAGGAGGCAGCTGCTTCTCTTGTGACCTCGGCTGTGGGACAACAGAATGGTAATGTGGTCCGTGTCTGTTCAAACCCCCCCTGTGAGACGCACGAGACAGGCACCACCAACACTGCCACAACGACGACCTCCAATATGGCTGAGCAGCATGGCTGCTCGAATCCCCCCTGCGAGACTCATGAAACAGGCACCGTCAGCACTGCCACTACAGCAATGTCCAGCATGGGCACTGGGCAGCAGCGAGACACTCGTCGTGCCTCTAACACCCCCACTGTAGTGCGGATCACTGTGGCTCCTGGGCCGTTGGAGAGAGCCCAGGGTACTGTGAAGCCTCAGTGCCAAACCCAGCAGACCAGCATGACCAGCACCACCATGACTGTGCAGGCCACCGGAGCGCCATGCTCAGCTGGTCCACTGCTCAGGCCAAGTGTGGCACTGGAGGCTGGGAGCCACAGCCCTGCCTTTGTGCAGCTATCGATTCCAAGTGTCAGAGTTGGGCTGAGTGGCCCCAGCAGCAAGGACATGCCCACAGGGCGCCAGCCAGAGACATATCATACTTACACCACCAGTACCCCAACCACGGCCCGCTTTATCATGGGTGCTGGGGAACTTGGTGCAGCCCGGGTGGTCCCTACGTCTACATATGAGAGCCTCCAGGCAAGCTCTCCCAACAGCACCGTGACTGTGACAGCCTTAGAGGCACTTCTGTGCCCTTCGGCTCCCGAGACCCAAGTCTGCACCAACCCGCCATGTGAGACCCATGACACGGGTACCACCAACACCGCCACTACCTCCAATGCGGGCAGTGCTCAGCGGGTATGCTCCAACCCACCTTGTGAGACTCATGAGAcgggcaccacacacacagctACCACTGCCACATCAAATGGAGGTGCAGGCCAGCCTGAGGGCGGACAGCAGCCTTCTGGTGGCCGTCTCTGCGAGACGCACCAGACCACTTCCACTGGCACCACCATGTCAGTCAGTGTGGGTGCCCTGCTTCCTGATGCCAGCACCTCTCATGGAACCCTGGAGTCTGGCTTAGAGGTGGTAGCAGTGCCCACTGTCACTTCCCAGGCCGGCACCACAATCCTGGCTTCTTTCCCAACCCAGAGGGTATGCTCCAACCCTCCTTGCGAGACCCACGAGACAGGCACCACGCACACAGCCACTACTGTCACCTCTAACATGAGCTCAAACCAAG ACCCTCCACCAGCTGCCAGTGACCAGGGTGAGGCGGTAAGCACCCAAGGTGACAGCGCAAACATCTCCAGTGCCATCACAACAACTGTATCTTCCACACTGCCACGAGCAGTGACCACAGTGACACAGTCTACACCAGTCCCAGGTCCCTCTGTGCCG AATATCTCATCACTGACTGAGACTACCCCAGGGGCTCTGACTTCCAAAGTCCCCATCCCAGCCACGATAACAGTGACTATAGCCAACACAGAAACTTCTGACATGCCCTTCTCTGCTGATGACATCCTGCAGCCCCCAGAGGAActtcaggtctcaccaggacctCGCCAACAGCTGCCTCCACGGCAACTCCTGCAGTCTGCCTCCGCGCCCCTGTTGGGGGAGTCCGCCGAGGTCCGGTCAGCCTCCCAGACCCCTGAGCTCCAGGCCGCCATGGATCTGAGCAGCACTGGGGACCCAACTTCAGGCCAGGAGCCTGCTAGCTCTGCTGTTGTGGCCACTGTGGTGGTCCAACCACCCCCACCTACACAGTCTGAAGTAGACCAGTTATCACTTCCCCAAGAACTGATGGTTGAGGCCCAGGCAGGCACCACAACCCTTATGGTAACAGGGCTCACCCCAGAGGAGCTGGCAGTGACCGCTGCTGCTGAAGCAGCTGCCCAAGCTGCTGCCACTGAAGAAGCCCAAGCCTTGGCCATCCAGGCTGTGCTCCAGGCTGCACAGCAAGCCGTCATGG CAGGCACTGGGGAGCCCATGGATACGtcggaagcagcagcagcagtgacaCAAGCAGAACTGGGTCACTTTTCAGCTGAGGGCCAAGAGGGTCAGGCCACCACCATACCCATTGTGCTGACACAGCAGGAGCTTGCAGCCCtggtgcagcagcagcagcagcagctccaggaGGCTCAAGTGCAAGCCCAGCAGCAGCACCACCTTCCTACTGAGGCTCTGGCCCCAGCTGACAGTCTCAATGACCCATCCATCGAGAGCAGCTGCCTCAACGAGCTAGCTAGTGCTGTCCCCAGCACTGTGGCCTTGCTACCCTCAACAGCCACTGAGA GCCTGGCTCCATCTAACACATTTGTGACTCCCCAGCCTGTTGTTGTAGCCAGCCCAGCAAAGATTCAGGCTGCAGCTACCTTAACTGAAGTGGCCAATGGCATCGAGTCCCTGGGTGTG AAACCGGACTTGCCACCCCCACCCAGCAAAGCCCCTGTGAAAAAGGAGAACCAGTGGTTTGATGTGGGGGTCATTAAGGGTACCAATGTAATGGTGACACACTATTTTCTGCCACCAGATGATGCTGTTCAGTCAGAT GATGACTCAGGCACGATCCCCGACTATAACCAGCTGAAGAAGCAGGAGTTGCAGCCAGGCACAGCTTACAAATTTCGTGTTGCCGGAATCAATGCTTGTGGCCGGGGGCCCTTCAGTGAGATCTCAGCCTTTAAGACCTGTCTGCCTGGTTTCCCAGGGGCTCCTTGTGCCATTAAAATCAGCAAG AGCCCAGATGGTGCTCACCTCACCTGGGAGCCACCATCTGTGACCTCCGGCAAGATCATCCAGTACTCTGTGTTCCTGGCCATCCAGAGATCACAGGCCAGTGGTGAGGCCAAGAGCTCCACCCCAGCCCAGCTGGCCTTCATGCGAGTATACTGTGGGCCCAGCCCTTCCTGCCTCGTGCAGTCCTCCAGCCTCTCCAATGCCCACATTGACTATACCACCAAGCCTGCCATCATCTTCCGCATTGCCGCCCGCAATGAAAAGGGCTACGGCCCCGCCACACAAGTGAGGTGGTTGCAAG AAACCAGTAAAGACGGCTCGGGCACCAAGCCGGCCAGCAAGCGGCCTATGTCGTCTCCAGAAAT GAAATCTGCTCCAAAGAAGTCTAAGGCTGATGGTCAGTGA